A window of Deinococcus sp. HSC-46F16 contains these coding sequences:
- the hutU gene encoding urocanate hydratase, with protein sequence MTQIDFPEAPVIRAPRGPQRTARGWIQEAAKRMLMNNLDPEVAEHPAELIVYGGRGKAARNWPAFHKIVETLDRLENDETLLIQSGKPVAVLKTHEWAPRVLLANSNLVPHWATWEEFDRLDRAGLAMYGQMTAGSWIYIGTQGILQGTYETFAAAGRKHFGGSLKGTVTVTAGLGGMGGAQPLAVKLAGGVSITIEIDPTRIQKRLDTRYLDEVADSLEDAIARAEGYKAAGEARSIGLLGNAADLIPRLVEIGYTPDLVTDQTSAHDPMWGYIPPVAADEDASRLRQDDPEEYRRRAYEAIAAHVRAILELQRRGAVAFDYGNNLRHRAREAGVENAFDYPGFVPAFIRDSFCEGRGPFRWVALSGDPEDIRATDRALLDLFPEDERLQSWLTYAADQIAFQGLPARICWLGYRERDRAALLFNEMVADGRLKAPIVIGRDHLDAGSVASPYRETEAMRDGSDAVSDWPLLNFGVGIASGAAWMSFHHGGGVGLGFSQHSGLVAVADGTPEAAQRLSRCLTNDPGMGVIRHADAGYDLALDVARERGLDLPSLGVEDHTKEQG encoded by the coding sequence ATGACTCAGATAGACTTCCCCGAAGCCCCCGTCATCCGCGCCCCGCGCGGGCCGCAGCGCACCGCGCGGGGCTGGATTCAGGAAGCCGCCAAGCGAATGCTGATGAACAACCTCGACCCGGAGGTGGCCGAGCACCCGGCCGAGCTGATCGTGTACGGCGGGCGCGGCAAGGCGGCGCGGAACTGGCCTGCCTTCCACAAGATCGTGGAGACGCTCGATCGCCTGGAGAACGACGAGACGCTGCTGATCCAGTCGGGCAAGCCGGTCGCCGTCCTGAAAACGCACGAGTGGGCGCCCCGCGTCCTGCTCGCCAACTCCAACCTCGTGCCGCACTGGGCGACCTGGGAAGAGTTCGACCGCCTCGACCGCGCGGGCCTCGCCATGTACGGCCAGATGACCGCCGGAAGCTGGATCTACATCGGCACCCAGGGCATCCTTCAGGGCACTTACGAGACGTTCGCGGCGGCGGGCCGCAAGCACTTCGGCGGCTCGCTGAAGGGCACCGTCACCGTCACGGCGGGCCTGGGGGGGATGGGGGGCGCCCAGCCCCTCGCGGTGAAGCTGGCCGGGGGAGTCAGCATCACCATCGAAATTGACCCCACCCGCATCCAGAAGCGGCTCGACACCCGCTATCTCGACGAGGTGGCCGACTCGCTGGAAGACGCCATCGCGCGGGCCGAGGGGTACAAGGCGGCGGGAGAAGCCCGCTCCATCGGCCTGCTGGGCAACGCCGCCGACTTGATTCCCCGGCTGGTGGAGATCGGCTATACCCCCGACCTCGTCACCGACCAGACGAGCGCCCACGACCCCATGTGGGGCTATATCCCGCCTGTCGCCGCCGACGAGGACGCCTCCCGCCTGCGCCAGGATGACCCGGAGGAGTACCGCCGCCGTGCCTACGAGGCGATAGCCGCGCACGTCCGCGCGATTCTGGAGCTCCAGCGGCGGGGAGCCGTCGCCTTCGACTACGGCAACAACCTGCGGCACCGGGCGCGGGAGGCGGGCGTCGAGAATGCCTTCGACTACCCCGGCTTCGTGCCCGCCTTTATCCGCGATTCCTTCTGCGAGGGACGCGGCCCCTTCCGCTGGGTGGCCCTCTCCGGCGACCCGGAGGACATCCGCGCGACCGACCGGGCGCTCCTCGACCTGTTCCCCGAAGACGAGCGGCTGCAATCCTGGCTGACCTACGCCGCCGACCAGATCGCCTTCCAGGGCCTGCCCGCCCGCATCTGCTGGCTGGGGTACCGGGAACGCGACCGCGCCGCGCTGCTGTTCAACGAGATGGTGGCCGACGGTCGGCTGAAGGCGCCTATCGTGATCGGCCGCGACCACCTCGACGCCGGGTCGGTCGCCAGCCCCTACCGGGAGACCGAAGCCATGCGGGACGGCTCAGACGCCGTGTCCGACTGGCCGCTGCTGAACTTCGGGGTGGGCATCGCCTCGGGCGCCGCGTGGATGAGCTTTCACCACGGCGGGGGCGTGGGCCTGGGCTTCTCGCAACATTCCGGGCTGGTGGCCGTGGCGGATGGGACACCGGAAGCTGCGCAACGCCTCAGCCGATGCCTGACGAACGATCCCGGCATGGGCGTCATCCGCCACGCGGACGCGGGCTACGACCTCGCGCTGGACGTGGCGCGGGAGCGGGGGCTGGACCTGCCGAGCCTGGGCGTTGAGGACCACACGAAGGAGCAGGGGTGA
- a CDS encoding peroxiredoxin, translating to MSPRPGDPAPDFQARSEQNEPLHLAALRGRWVVLFFFPRANTTHCQLQARRFEALMPEFRALGAQPIGVSSDSRTQLVTFHDVCRVSYPLVPDPEHVLSERYGVLDDAWPDSPVRPARRETFLISPDGTVVQHWTNVDPGTHAAEVLAEVRERVAANA from the coding sequence ATGAGTCCGCGACCCGGCGACCCCGCGCCCGACTTTCAGGCCCGCAGCGAGCAGAATGAGCCCCTTCACCTCGCGGCCCTGCGGGGGCGGTGGGTCGTGCTGTTCTTCTTTCCACGCGCCAACACCACCCACTGCCAGCTTCAGGCGCGGCGCTTCGAGGCCCTGATGCCCGAGTTCCGGGCGCTGGGCGCCCAGCCCATCGGCGTGAGCAGCGACAGCCGCACCCAGCTCGTCACCTTCCACGACGTGTGCCGGGTGAGCTACCCGCTGGTGCCCGACCCGGAGCATGTGCTCAGCGAGCGCTACGGCGTGCTGGACGACGCCTGGCCCGACAGCCCGGTGCGTCCGGCCCGCCGCGAGACCTTCCTGATCTCGCCGGACGGCACGGTCGTGCAGCACTGGACGAACGTGGACCCCGGCACCCACGCGGCGGAGGTGCTGGCCGAGGTGCGGGAGCGGGTCGCGGCGAACGCCTGA
- the hutH gene encoding histidine ammonia-lyase, producing MILDHQLDLDAFLAVVRGGEPVSLADAARERVARARAVVERIVDGDEAVYGVNTGFGKFASVRVGRESLAQLQHNLIVSHAIGVGEALPAEVVRGMLLLRAQSLALGHSGVRSEVVELLLALLNARAHPVIPAQGSVGASGDLAPLAHLALALIGLGEMEYGGAVRPAANVLADLSLSPLVLEAKEGLALINGTQLMGSLLALALADAWTLLGTANLAAAMTVEALSGSHRPFSAGVVALRPHPGAVAVAAEVRTFLHGSEIAPAHANCGKVQDAYSLRAVPQVHGASHDALVQAGRVLGVEFASVTDNPLIFPDGAAGDGGEVISGGNFHGQPLALTADALKVAVAELGSISERRTEQLLNPALSGLPAFLAPQGGLNSGLMIAQYTAAALVSENKVLAHPASVDSIPTSANQEDHVSMGAHGARQLRQIVENVASVLAVELLAAAQALDFGGLRAGAGVQAAWERLRQEVAPMQRDRYYRPDLLRVRELIVSGELLRAAREA from the coding sequence GTGATTCTGGACCATCAACTCGACCTGGACGCCTTTCTCGCCGTGGTGCGTGGCGGTGAACCCGTAAGCCTCGCGGACGCGGCCCGGGAGCGCGTCGCGCGGGCGCGGGCGGTCGTGGAGCGCATCGTGGACGGCGACGAGGCGGTCTACGGGGTGAACACGGGCTTCGGCAAGTTCGCCTCGGTGCGGGTGGGGCGCGAGAGCCTCGCCCAGCTCCAGCACAACTTGATCGTCTCGCACGCCATCGGGGTGGGGGAGGCCCTGCCCGCCGAGGTCGTGCGCGGCATGCTGCTGTTGCGGGCGCAGTCGCTCGCGCTGGGGCACTCGGGCGTGCGGTCGGAGGTCGTGGAGCTGCTGCTCGCGCTGCTGAACGCCCGCGCCCACCCCGTCATCCCCGCGCAAGGCAGCGTGGGAGCATCTGGCGACCTCGCGCCGCTGGCGCACCTCGCGCTCGCGCTGATCGGACTGGGGGAGATGGAATACGGGGGAGCGGTGCGCCCCGCCGCCAACGTGCTGGCCGACCTCAGCCTCTCGCCACTGGTGCTGGAGGCGAAAGAGGGGCTGGCCCTCATCAACGGCACCCAACTGATGGGCAGCCTGCTGGCCCTCGCGCTGGCCGACGCCTGGACCCTGCTGGGCACCGCGAATCTGGCCGCCGCAATGACGGTGGAGGCGCTGTCGGGCTCGCACCGCCCCTTCTCGGCGGGCGTTGTGGCCCTGCGGCCCCACCCCGGCGCGGTGGCGGTGGCCGCGGAAGTCCGTACCTTCCTGCACGGCTCCGAGATCGCCCCCGCCCACGCGAACTGCGGCAAGGTGCAGGACGCCTACAGCCTGCGGGCGGTGCCCCAGGTGCATGGGGCTTCTCACGACGCACTGGTGCAGGCGGGGCGTGTCCTGGGGGTCGAGTTCGCGTCCGTCACCGACAACCCCCTGATCTTCCCCGACGGCGCTGCTGGTGATGGGGGCGAGGTCATCTCCGGCGGCAATTTCCACGGCCAGCCCCTGGCCCTGACCGCCGATGCGCTGAAGGTGGCCGTGGCCGAGCTCGGCAGCATCTCCGAGCGCCGCACCGAGCAACTGCTCAACCCGGCCCTCTCCGGCTTGCCCGCCTTCCTCGCACCCCAGGGCGGCCTCAACTCCGGGCTGATGATCGCGCAGTACACGGCGGCGGCCCTCGTCAGCGAGAACAAGGTGCTCGCGCACCCCGCCAGCGTGGACTCCATCCCTACCTCGGCCAATCAGGAGGACCACGTCAGCATGGGGGCGCACGGGGCACGTCAGCTCCGGCAGATCGTGGAGAACGTGGCGTCCGTGCTGGCGGTCGAACTCCTTGCGGCGGCGCAAGCCCTCGACTTTGGCGGGCTGCGGGCGGGGGCGGGCGTGCAGGCGGCGTGGGAGCGGCTGCGGCAGGAGGTCGCCCCGATGCAGCGCGACCGCTACTACCGCCCCGACCTCCTGCGGGTGCGCGAGCTGATTGTCAGTGGGGAACTGCTGCGGGCGGCGCGGGAGGCGTGA
- the hutI gene encoding imidazolonepropionase: MTDTLYTGISQLVTPRPGPQGGRAMRELTVLEDAALLVSGGLVRWVGGRADAPGAADKRDLGGVAVVPGLVDPHTHAVWAGDRLADFEARVEGVPYETILARGGGIHSTMRVTAAASEEELARLALPRLQALQHSGATTIEVKSGYGLDFDAELRMLQAAYFAETEFAGSVIRTLLVHVPPPEGRAEYVRAVCEELIPEVAQDNLAQAVDVFCEKEAFSVAETRAILEAAQAHGLATKLHADQFHAIGGTELACEMGALSVDHLEASGPAQVAALAASSTVATVLPGVTLHLGLPAAPARALVDAGACVAVGTDLNPGSSPVFSSQLALALAVRLCGLTPAEALTACTVNAAAALGLSDRGALVPGARADFLALHSADWRDLAYTLGTSPVRGVYVGGQPVKEAKL, encoded by the coding sequence ATGACGGACACGCTCTACACCGGCATTTCCCAGCTCGTCACCCCCCGCCCCGGCCCGCAGGGGGGACGGGCGATGCGCGAGCTGACCGTGCTGGAGGACGCCGCCCTCCTTGTCTCCGGCGGGCTGGTCCGCTGGGTGGGCGGCCGCGCCGACGCTCCTGGGGCCGCCGACAAGCGCGACCTCGGCGGGGTGGCGGTGGTGCCGGGGCTGGTGGACCCCCACACCCACGCGGTCTGGGCCGGGGACCGCCTCGCGGATTTCGAAGCGCGGGTGGAGGGGGTGCCCTACGAAACGATCCTCGCGCGGGGCGGCGGCATCCACTCCACCATGCGGGTGACGGCGGCAGCGAGTGAAGAGGAGCTGGCAAGGCTGGCCCTCCCACGCCTTCAAGCGCTGCAACATTCAGGGGCGACGACCATTGAAGTCAAAAGTGGTTACGGTTTGGATTTCGATGCTGAACTCCGGATGCTCCAGGCGGCTTACTTTGCCGAGACGGAATTTGCTGGCTCTGTCATCCGCACCCTCTTAGTCCATGTTCCCCCTCCTGAGGGCCGCGCCGAGTACGTCCGCGCCGTTTGCGAGGAACTGATTCCGGAAGTGGCTCAGGACAATCTGGCTCAGGCTGTAGACGTGTTTTGCGAAAAGGAAGCCTTCAGCGTCGCGGAAACGCGGGCCATCCTCGAAGCTGCCCAAGCCCACGGCCTCGCCACCAAGCTCCACGCCGACCAGTTCCACGCCATCGGCGGCACCGAACTCGCCTGCGAGATGGGGGCGCTCAGCGTGGACCATCTGGAGGCAAGCGGCCCGGCGCAGGTCGCGGCGCTGGCCGCTTCATCCACGGTGGCGACCGTTCTCCCCGGCGTCACCCTTCACCTCGGCCTGCCCGCCGCCCCCGCCCGTGCTTTGGTGGACGCGGGGGCGTGCGTGGCGGTGGGCACCGACCTCAACCCCGGTTCCTCGCCCGTGTTCAGCTCGCAACTGGCCCTCGCCCTCGCGGTGCGGCTGTGCGGCCTGACCCCCGCCGAGGCGCTGACGGCCTGCACCGTCAATGCCGCCGCCGCGCTGGGACTGAGTGACCGGGGTGCCCTCGTCCCCGGGGCGCGGGCCGATTTTCTCGCCCTGCACTCCGCCGACTGGCGCGACCTCGCCTACACGCTGGGGACCAGTCCGGTGCGCGGCGTGTACGTGGGCGGCCAGCCCGTCAAGGAGGCCAAGCTGTGA
- a CDS encoding diguanylate cyclase, which yields MWSRLERAWAVRMSDRALALETAGEQPRSVGHEVLRAYLHWRDAQYDEAFLCLERADARMEEAPPVWAARAANVRGVTLLNLGRGGAALAAFQSQLTLAREARDPETEGLAHNDIGVLLVWDDPQRALLRFRMAYQVFQDAGEAQRANLGLAAFNLSVAHAELGQHERSDALLAQATGLVREARAWPYWVGTVSQQALRAAAAGNLDLARHLVTEIPADLPADSHDTLRFFAAKVEALHGDPARAITALEELSGWLAGRDDMRDDFLETQAYALERLGDFQEAARVLRALLACVRGRHGREQEMGLKVTETMHRTEETRRAAEQFWAEAETLRSLHREAAELSLRDDLTGLPNRRHFVTWSREHLHAGHRITLAFVDVDHFKAVNDAHGHDVGDAVLREVTALLRAHLGAGDLLARLGGDEFVAARVGADAAGLSRGLDVARRACEERDWAALGAEVPVTLSIGVAVAGAPLPEGLRRADQAMYAAKRAGRNQVRVWEEGTPA from the coding sequence ATGTGGAGCCGTCTGGAACGGGCCTGGGCCGTGCGAATGAGTGACCGGGCGCTGGCCCTGGAGACGGCCGGGGAACAGCCCCGGAGCGTGGGGCACGAGGTCCTGCGGGCCTACCTGCACTGGCGGGACGCCCAGTACGACGAGGCCTTCTTGTGTCTGGAGCGGGCCGACGCGCGGATGGAGGAAGCCCCGCCCGTCTGGGCCGCCCGCGCCGCGAACGTGCGGGGGGTGACCCTGCTCAACCTGGGGCGCGGGGGCGCCGCCCTGGCGGCCTTCCAGAGCCAACTGACGCTGGCCCGCGAGGCCCGCGACCCCGAGACGGAAGGGCTGGCCCACAACGACATCGGGGTGCTGCTGGTCTGGGACGATCCGCAGCGGGCGCTGCTGCGCTTCCGAATGGCCTATCAGGTGTTTCAGGACGCGGGGGAGGCGCAGCGGGCCAACCTGGGGCTGGCGGCCTTCAACCTCAGCGTGGCCCACGCGGAACTGGGGCAGCACGAGCGCAGCGACGCCCTGCTCGCGCAGGCGACCGGGCTGGTGCGGGAGGCGCGGGCGTGGCCCTACTGGGTGGGCACCGTCAGCCAGCAGGCGCTGCGGGCCGCCGCCGCCGGGAATCTGGACTTGGCGCGGCACCTCGTCACCGAGATTCCTGCCGACCTCCCGGCCGACAGCCACGACACCCTGCGCTTTTTCGCGGCGAAGGTGGAGGCGCTGCACGGCGACCCCGCGCGGGCGATCACGGCGCTGGAGGAGCTTTCGGGGTGGCTCGCCGGGCGCGACGACATGCGCGACGACTTTCTGGAGACGCAAGCCTACGCGCTGGAACGGCTGGGCGACTTTCAGGAGGCCGCCCGCGTGCTGCGTGCCCTGCTGGCCTGCGTGCGCGGGCGCCATGGGCGCGAGCAGGAAATGGGCCTCAAGGTCACCGAAACCATGCACCGCACCGAGGAGACGCGCCGGGCCGCCGAGCAGTTCTGGGCCGAGGCCGAGACCCTGCGCTCGCTGCACCGCGAGGCGGCCGAACTCAGCCTGCGCGACGACCTCACCGGGCTGCCCAACCGCCGCCATTTCGTCACCTGGAGCCGGGAGCACCTGCATGCCGGACACAGAATCACGCTGGCGTTCGTGGACGTGGACCACTTCAAAGCGGTCAACGACGCGCACGGCCACGACGTGGGGGACGCGGTGCTGCGCGAGGTGACGGCCCTGCTGCGGGCTCATCTGGGCGCGGGCGACCTGCTCGCCCGCCTCGGCGGGGACGAGTTCGTGGCCGCGCGGGTGGGGGCAGACGCCGCCGGACTCTCGCGGGGCCTGGACGTGGCGCGGCGGGCCTGCGAGGAGCGCGACTGGGCGGCGCTGGGCGCCGAGGTCCCGGTCACCCTCAGCATTGGGGTGGCGGTGGCCGGGGCACCGCTTCCGGAAGGCCTGCGCCGGGCCGATCAGGCGATGTACGCGGCCAAACGGGCCGGGCGCAACCAGGTCCGGGTCTGGGAGGAGGGGACGCCCGCTTGA
- a CDS encoding DUF6766 family protein has translation MKTFFRDNGLSVVTLGLFLVFWAAQALTGFQVHNSDLEEHGRAALSFGRYLGTGHFWEATGENWESEFLQMAAFVLLTARLYQRGSAESNPLPDEEPPPQPKPDGPVPSPVRRGGWAAQLYGHSLSLTLLTLFAVSFVMHLLGGTAEHNLEEALHGAPPISVLEFLGSADFWQQSFQNWQSEFLSVGAMVVLTIFLRERGSAESKEVEVPHRHTGK, from the coding sequence GTGAAGACGTTTTTTCGGGACAACGGGCTGTCGGTGGTGACCCTGGGGCTGTTTCTGGTGTTCTGGGCGGCGCAGGCCCTGACGGGCTTTCAGGTCCACAACAGCGACCTGGAGGAACACGGCCGCGCGGCGCTTTCGTTCGGGCGGTACCTCGGCACCGGGCACTTCTGGGAAGCGACGGGCGAGAACTGGGAGAGCGAATTTCTCCAGATGGCCGCCTTCGTGCTGCTGACCGCGCGGCTCTACCAGCGCGGCTCGGCCGAATCGAACCCATTGCCCGACGAGGAGCCACCCCCCCAGCCCAAGCCGGACGGCCCGGTCCCCAGCCCGGTGCGGCGCGGCGGCTGGGCAGCGCAACTCTACGGCCACTCGCTGTCGCTGACGCTGCTGACCCTCTTCGCCGTGTCCTTCGTGATGCACCTGCTGGGCGGCACCGCCGAGCACAATCTGGAAGAGGCCCTGCACGGCGCTCCCCCCATCTCGGTCCTGGAGTTCCTGGGCAGCGCGGACTTCTGGCAGCAGTCCTTTCAGAACTGGCAGAGCGAGTTCCTGTCGGTCGGGGCGATGGTGGTGCTGACCATTTTCCTGCGCGAGCGCGGCTCGGCCGAGTCCAAGGAGGTGGAGGTGCCCCACCGCCACACCGGGAAGTGA
- a CDS encoding arginase family protein → MSQPTHLPYGGIPTFARAPHAPPDGDWRSDVGVLGIPFDLALGFRPGARFAPRALREASLRYVPPFTGLDGVTRLAGATFTDAGDVVLPSLEPELARDRTTGAARRIRERCRLPVFLGGDHSVTFPLLRAFDDVPDLHVVQLDAHLDFTDTRNDTRYSNSSPFRRAAEALPNLVHITTMGLRGLRFDPEAVAAARARGHTLIPMEAVAADLAGVLTQLPTGKNVYLSVDADALDPAVLPGTSSPEPDGLSYGQAMRVLAETARRNTVVGFDLVELAPNLDPTGRSELIGARLIMETLAEVFR, encoded by the coding sequence GTGAGCCAGCCCACCCACCTCCCCTACGGGGGCATTCCCACCTTCGCCCGTGCCCCCCACGCCCCCCCCGACGGCGACTGGCGCTCGGACGTGGGGGTGCTGGGCATTCCCTTCGACCTCGCGCTGGGTTTCCGCCCCGGTGCCCGCTTCGCGCCCCGTGCACTGCGGGAAGCGTCCCTGCGCTACGTGCCCCCCTTCACCGGGCTGGACGGCGTAACCCGGCTGGCGGGCGCGACCTTCACCGACGCGGGCGACGTGGTGCTGCCTTCCCTCGAACCCGAACTTGCCCGCGACCGCACGACGGGGGCGGCGCGGCGGATACGGGAACGCTGCCGCCTGCCGGTGTTCTTGGGGGGCGATCACTCGGTCACCTTCCCGCTGCTGCGGGCCTTCGATGACGTGCCTGACCTCCATGTCGTCCAGCTCGACGCGCACCTCGACTTCACCGACACCCGCAACGACACCCGCTACTCCAACTCCAGCCCCTTTCGTCGGGCGGCAGAGGCCCTGCCCAACCTCGTTCACATCACCACCATGGGCCTGCGCGGACTGCGCTTCGACCCCGAGGCGGTGGCGGCGGCGCGGGCGCGGGGCCATACCCTGATCCCGATGGAGGCTGTGGCTGCCGACCTCGCCGGGGTGCTGACGCAGTTGCCGACTGGGAAAAACGTCTACCTCAGCGTGGACGCCGACGCCCTCGACCCCGCCGTGCTGCCGGGCACGAGCAGCCCGGAGCCGGATGGACTGAGTTACGGCCAGGCGATGCGCGTGCTGGCGGAAACAGCCCGCCGCAACACGGTCGTGGGTTTCGACCTCGTGGAACTCGCGCCGAACCTCGACCCGACGGGGCGCAGCGAACTGATCGGAGCGCGGCTGATCATGGAGACGCTGGCGGAGGTCTTCCGATGA
- a CDS encoding IclR family transcriptional regulator, protein MTPSRRGGPEAGRGAVAAAVRLLEVFDADHTEWHLSDLARTLGRPTSTLHEQLETLAATGLLTRVGRGRYRLGWRLLKLSSALYGSLPWYAPAHAAMERVARGTHLLAFLCVLDGQDAGSRRLLCVARSVQGRDGPPVAGELDFELPAHATASGKLLLALAERPLPSPAPAYTAATLTDPAAWEAEAAAIRGAGHAATADEWAVGTGGLAVPLHGAGGEVLAALGVSLPTSRLRERETLLRTLHAAAAEVEWALGYRPPPASR, encoded by the coding sequence TTGACGCCGTCCCGCCGCGGGGGGCCGGAGGCGGGGCGGGGCGCCGTCGCGGCGGCCGTGCGGCTGCTCGAAGTGTTCGACGCCGACCACACCGAGTGGCACCTCTCCGACCTCGCCCGGACGCTGGGACGGCCGACCTCCACCCTGCACGAGCAACTGGAAACGCTGGCCGCGACCGGCCTGCTGACGCGGGTGGGCCGGGGCCGCTACCGGCTGGGGTGGCGCCTGCTCAAGCTGAGTTCGGCCCTGTACGGCAGCCTGCCCTGGTACGCCCCCGCCCACGCGGCGATGGAGAGGGTGGCGCGGGGAACGCACCTGCTGGCCTTTCTGTGCGTGCTGGACGGCCAGGACGCGGGAAGCAGGCGGCTGCTGTGCGTCGCCCGCAGCGTGCAGGGCCGGGACGGGCCGCCGGTGGCGGGGGAACTGGACTTCGAGCTGCCTGCCCACGCCACCGCGAGCGGCAAACTGCTGCTGGCGTTGGCAGAGCGTCCCCTGCCCTCCCCCGCCCCGGCCTACACGGCCGCCACCCTGACCGACCCCGCCGCGTGGGAGGCCGAGGCTGCCGCCATCCGGGGCGCCGGGCACGCGGCCACTGCCGACGAATGGGCCGTGGGCACCGGGGGCCTGGCCGTACCCCTGCATGGCGCGGGCGGAGAGGTGCTCGCCGCGCTCGGCGTCAGCCTGCCGACCTCCCGGCTGCGGGAACGCGAGACGCTGCTGCGCACCCTGCACGCGGCGGCGGCGGAGGTGGAGTGGGCATTGGGGTACCGCCCCCCGCCCGCTTCGCGCTAG
- a CDS encoding catalase — translation MSDQKLPDHHTAAEGERTLTTRQGHPVRNNQQQRTVGTRGPATLENYQFLEKISHFDRERIPERVVHARGAGAHGYFEAYGKVGDEPVSKYTRAKLFQEPGKRTPVFVRFSTVIHSSHSPETMRDPRGFAVKFYTEDGNWDLVGNNLKVFFIRDAIKFPDVIHSLKPDPVTNRQDGGRIFDFMSHTPEAMHMLTLLFSPWGIPANYRHMQGSGVNTYKWVNDKGEAVLVKYHWEPVQGIKNLTQREAEAIQAKNISHATQDLYEAIERGDYPQWELFVQIMSDDDHPELDFDPLDDTKIWPREQFPWLPVGKMTLDRNPENYFAEVEQAAFGTGVLVDGLDFSDDKMLVGRTFSYSDTQRYRVGTNYLQLPINAPKKHVATNQRDGQMAYRVDVAPGQNPHVNYEPNSMNGLREAPRDVVEYTPWVEGHLQRAPLERTNDFQQAGEQYRAFEDWERDDLISNLVENISAATPEVQARMVELFTKCDEDYGRRVAEGLAEVRRGREEREREAVQQAEERSKEAQPY, via the coding sequence ATGAGCGACCAGAAGCTTCCCGACCACCACACCGCCGCCGAGGGCGAGCGCACCCTGACCACCCGGCAGGGCCACCCCGTCCGCAACAACCAGCAGCAGCGCACCGTGGGCACGCGCGGCCCCGCCACCCTGGAGAACTACCAGTTCCTCGAGAAGATCAGCCACTTCGACCGCGAGCGCATCCCCGAGCGGGTGGTGCATGCCCGTGGCGCCGGGGCACACGGTTACTTCGAGGCCTACGGCAAGGTGGGCGATGAGCCGGTGAGCAAGTACACGCGGGCCAAGCTCTTTCAGGAGCCGGGCAAGCGCACCCCCGTCTTCGTGCGCTTCTCCACCGTGATCCACTCCAGCCACTCGCCCGAGACGATGCGCGACCCGCGCGGCTTCGCGGTGAAGTTCTACACGGAAGACGGCAACTGGGACCTCGTGGGCAACAACCTCAAGGTCTTTTTCATCCGCGACGCGATCAAGTTCCCCGACGTGATCCACTCCTTGAAGCCCGACCCGGTCACCAACCGGCAGGACGGCGGGCGCATCTTCGACTTCATGAGCCACACGCCCGAAGCGATGCACATGCTGACCCTGCTGTTCTCGCCGTGGGGCATTCCGGCGAACTACCGCCACATGCAGGGCAGCGGCGTGAACACCTACAAGTGGGTGAACGACAAGGGCGAGGCCGTCCTCGTGAAGTACCACTGGGAGCCGGTGCAGGGCATCAAGAACCTCACCCAGCGCGAGGCCGAAGCCATTCAGGCCAAGAACATCAGCCACGCCACCCAGGACCTCTACGAGGCCATCGAGCGCGGCGACTATCCGCAGTGGGAACTGTTCGTCCAGATCATGTCGGACGACGACCACCCCGAACTCGACTTCGATCCGCTCGACGACACCAAAATCTGGCCCAGGGAGCAGTTCCCCTGGCTCCCGGTCGGCAAGATGACCCTGGACCGCAATCCCGAGAACTACTTCGCGGAGGTCGAGCAGGCCGCCTTCGGCACGGGCGTTCTCGTGGACGGGCTGGACTTTTCCGACGACAAGATGCTGGTGGGCCGGACCTTCTCGTACTCGGACACGCAGCGCTACCGGGTGGGCACGAACTACCTCCAGCTTCCCATCAACGCGCCCAAAAAGCACGTCGCCACCAACCAGCGCGACGGGCAGATGGCCTACCGGGTGGACGTGGCGCCGGGGCAGAACCCGCACGTCAACTACGAACCCAACTCCATGAACGGCCTGCGTGAGGCGCCGCGTGACGTGGTGGAATACACCCCCTGGGTCGAGGGCCACCTCCAGCGGGCACCCCTCGAGCGCACGAACGACTTCCAGCAGGCGGGCGAACAGTACCGCGCCTTTGAGGACTGGGAGCGCGACGACCTGATCTCGAACCTCGTGGAGAACATCTCCGCCGCCACCCCCGAGGTGCAGGCCCGGATGGTCGAGCTGTTCACGAAGTGCGACGAGGACTATGGCCGCCGGGTGGCCGAGGGACTCGCGGAAGTGCGACGGGGCCGCGAGGAGCGCGAGCGCGAGGCCGTGCAGCAGGCGGAGGAGCGCAGCAAGGAAGCGCAGCCGTACTGA